TTGTGATATAGGGGAGCCTATTACCCATTCTAAAACTAAGTTCATCTCGAGAACTCGACGCCCCgtcacctcgccctcgacgccgccgacttgAACAGCTTGCTCGCGGCGTATCGCGCCGACTtgctcgggctcgtcgcgagcAACCCCGCGAGGAGCTGCCTCAGGCTCGATTTTCTCACCGTCCCTCGCAGGCACTCCCTCAGCGACTCCACCGCGGATCGaccccccgcgtcctcgaacTTGACCAGCATGCGCGCGGACTCCTCCCTCATGTCGTCCGTGTCCGGCAGCCTCACGCCGCCAACCTCCCCTATGGGCGTCCCCCGCTCCACCCGCAGAAGATCCGGGGGCAGGTGAATCACCATCGTCTTGTGGAGCGTCTCCCTCGGCAGCGTCGCGAAcagcgcggacctcgcggcggggctcCCGTCCCGACTCCAAacctccccgccgcgtcccatGGTCAGACCCGCGAGGTCGGAGCCCACGACTttcacggcgtcgcgatACATCTCCATCAACCCGCGCTCGCTTCCGGTCGCGATCCTCCGAACCTTGtccacgtcctccgcgccgagcgccacgcgCACGTCCCCCGCGTACGACAGCCCGCACAACGAGCCGAGGAGGTCCTCGCGGGAGAACTCCTCGGGTaagaggaggagcgcggcggcgagcgcggaccgGGCGTTTATCGAttgcgccgccgtcacccgcgggtcgattgcgccgccgagcgccaccaCCGGCTTCTGCATCCTCCCCGCCACGAACATGTGGCGCCAGTTCACGAGGTCGTCGCACATCGCGTTCACGCTCACGACGCCGTACTtgaacgtcgtcggcgcgagacGGGCTGACGGATGGATCGTCTTGGTCCACGGGATGAGGGTGTTGTAgtggacgcccgcgccgacgcggtccgcgagcgccgcgacggtcccaccgccgagcgcgcggaggtgcggGGCGTAGTGCGAGGGGTTCATCGCCATGTTCCGCCGGTGCCACGCCCTCgggtcgtccaccgcgaacACAAAGTCCACCACcgatcccgtcgccgcgtggtcgcgcgcggacgcgctcgggccttcgtcgtcgcggaggggcTGCGGCAGGACACCGGAGCCGTACCCGAACGCGTGATTGACCGGGGGCACGTCTTCCAAGACGGCGCGAAGCTCCGTCTCGATCGAAGGGTCGATCATGCCCAAGGACTGCGCGCTAAGCCTATGGTGTCGATGGATAATGTTGGCAGACGTAAAACTGACTGCAGAGTTTTGCTGGCACATCTTTTTGGCAGAAGACGCGTTGGCATTCACGGCAACGCACGAtgccgaccgccgcggcgggagtgGACCGGTCCGCTCGTGTTTGCAAAACTTGGAATTCAGCCCTACATAGCCCTCTAGTTACACACGCGGCTGCTCAGCCGCCCCCTTGCAAGACGTCCAGTGGCATAAAAATCAGTGCATCCCCAGCCCCCCGGCAACACCCGGCGAGTCTCGCCTACTTGCCGAGGGTCCTCGAGGTGAACTCCTCCGGGGTGATCTCGTCGTAGTCGGTGGCCTGGTGATCGAGATGAACGCCCTCCAGCGCGTTGCGCAGCGCCTGCTTGCTGCTCGCGTAAAGCATCTTGGTCTTCGCCTTGCAGGTGTCCGGCACCCACGACACGAAGAAGATCTTGGAGAGCTGgcacccgtcgtcgttctccACGTTCCAGTCCAGCACGAGGTACCTgggctcgtccgcggggaGCTTGTCGAGCAGGTCCTGGAACTTAAAGTCCGCCTGTGGATCGCGCGGGGGAAGGGACGGGAGGCGGTCAGACGCGTGCGGGATGCGGGGCGATGAAGGGGGACATCTCTCTCGCGCCAACGGACGTCTGCCTCGCGTagggacgacgagaccgcgcggcggggcgatgCGGGGTCTGCGTCCgagtcggcgcgcggcgatcgcgtgcAAACGACGTTACACCGCGATGGGTCGCCCCCGGGAACCGCGTCGGTCACGGATAGGCGCGTCTCTCGCGCCCATCACGAGCGTCGTTGGAACGCACCGAGGTTGGGCAGACGTCGCACACATCGGTCATGGTCCCGGTCGCATCGATCTTGAAGGTGATGAACTTGTACGCGCGCTTCTCCCGGAGGATGGCGAACTCCGCCTTGCACTTATCGGTGGGAAGGACTCCGGACATTTTGACGTCTCCGTCTCTtctgctcggcgccgcgaacagTGCCGGTAGGGCGCTGATCTCGAGCAGGAAAGGGCACCTTTTTCCCCCCGCTGTTCTTTGGTCAAGTCGATTCCCAGGCCGCGTCCCCGATCCTCGGTGGGGACGTGTGCCTCACACACGCCGGTGTTCCAACTGGCCGGCTGTGCGGATTTGAGGAGCCGAGATTTGAAAAGCCAGACGAAAGCTTTGGCCGAGCCGACGATCTCGGCCCGGCACACGCactcgtcaccgcccgcgctccAAGCCCGGGTGCGTATCCAGACGTGACGGCTTGCCTGGCCGTTCCGCTACCCGCCCGTACCGCTCCCGCGAAACGGCGCTACGCGGCCGCCCCAAGCGCGTTTCGCCTCGGCCACCGACGCACCGCACCGACCGccccatcgtcgacgcgacaGATGGCCGTccccaaggctgccgcgcgaggcgcctTCATCCTcttcgagggcgtcgaccgcTGCGGTAAGACCACCCAGTCCACCAAACTGGTCGAGTCCCTCAAGGCTGCCGGCGTCAACGCCGAGCTGTGGCGGTACCCCGACAGGACCACGGAGATGGGCAAGATGATCAACGCGTACCTCCAATCCTCCCTGGACATGGACGACGGAGCCATCCACCTGCTGTTCAGCGCCAACCGCTGGGAGAAACGCGCCGCCATGGAGAAAGCcctgggcgacggcgtcacaCTCGTCGTGGACAGGTACTCCTACAGCGGCGtggcgttcaccgccgcgaaggaggtcCCGGGCCTCGACCTCGAGTGGTGCAAGGCTCCCGAGCGAGGGCTGCTCCGGCCAGACGCCGTGCTCTACCTCGACAtgcccgtcgacgcggccaaAACCAGGGGGGGGTTCGGGGAGGAACGATACGAGACCGGCGAGCTGCAAGAGCGCGTGAGGACACACTTTCGTGTCTTGCGCGAGGACTGGTGGACGATaatcgacgcgagcggcacgatcgacgacgtccactcaaagtgcgccgccgccgccgacgaagccATTCAGCGgtgccgcgagggcgccgagctcgccaggCTCTGGGACTGAGACGATTGGAGGTGGACGTTCGAGTGGAGGTGGAACATCGCTTAAATATGACGTTTGATTAAATACGACGTTAAGGGTTAGACACACGGAGGACGATTTTTCGCGGTTTCGCTCGGCTcacgcgctctccgcggcgagcgccttctccAGCATCTCCCCCAAGAGTTTGGCCACCTGGGGCACGACGGTTTCCTTGTCGAGACCGTGCGCGTCGCAGTACGCGTTCGCAACCTCCTCGGGGGTCTCACCGCGGTGcagcgcgatgggcggcaacggcggctTGCCGGGGTCCGGGTCCTCCATGGACACCGCGAGCGTCACGAGCCtctcccgccccgccgcggcttcctccgccgcctttcgctcctcctccgacatCTGCTCCGACATCTGCTCcttccgcgccgcgtccgagcgcatccgcgcggatacctgctcgacgaggatgggAATGTCGGTGGTATCGAAGCCGTGCTCGGCGACAAAGTCGGTGACCGCGTTCTCCAGAacgtcgccctcgtacaGGCGCAGCGGGTACACcttgtcgtcggcggtgctGAAGGAGATCTCGTAGATGGGCGCCTtgggctcggcgggcgggtcggcggcggcggcatccgccTTTGCGGCGCGgttggcctcggcggccgcgacggactcCTGCGTGGACCTGATACGCTcggcgacagcctcgagCACCTTGCGTTCGGTCTCCTCGTCCAAtccgtgcgtcgcggcgaaagCCTTGACcttctcgccgaggacgtcgccccTGAACAGCCTCAGCGATTCCTCCTTGCCAAAGACG
This DNA window, taken from Micromonas commoda chromosome 2, complete sequence, encodes the following:
- a CDS encoding predicted protein yields the protein MIDPSIETELRAVLEDVPPVNHAFGYGSGVLPQPLRDDEGPSASARDHAATGSVVDFVFAVDDPRAWHRRNMAMNPSHYAPHLRALGGGTVAALADRVGAGVHYNTLIPWTKTIHPSARLAPTTFKYGVVSVNAMCDDLVNWRHMFVAGRMQKPVVALGGAIDPRVTAAQSINARSALAAALLLLPEEFSREDLLGSLCGLSYAGDVRVALGAEDVDKVRRIATGSERGLMEMYRDAVKVVGSDLAGLTMGRGGEVWSRDGSPAARSALFATLPRETLHKTMSARMLVKFEDAGGRSAVESLRECLRGTVRKSSLRQLLAGLLATSPSKSARYAASKLFKSAASRAR
- a CDS encoding actin depolymerisation factor (Actin depolymerisation factor/cofilin -like domains; present in a family of essential eukaryotic actin regulatory proteins; these proteins enhance the turnover rate of actin and interact with actin monomers as well as actin filaments. expressed); this translates as MSGVLPTDKCKAEFAILREKRAYKFITFKIDATGTMTDVCDVCPTSADFKFQDLLDKLPADEPRYLVLDWNVENDDGCQLSKIFFVSWVPDTCKAKTKMLYASSKQALRNALEGVHLDHQATDYDEITPEEFTSRTLGK
- a CDS encoding predicted protein, with the translated sequence MAVPKAAARGAFILFEGVDRCGKTTQSTKLVESLKAAGVNAELWRYPDRTTEMGKMINAYLQSSLDMDDGAIHLLFSANRWEKRAAMEKALGDGVTLVVDRYSYSGVAFTAAKEVPGLDLEWCKAPERGLLRPDAVLYLDMPVDAAKTRGGFGEERYETGELQERVRTHFRVLREDWWTIIDASGTIDDVHSKCAAAADEAIQRCREGAELARLWD
- a CDS encoding predicted protein; this encodes MWRKLALLLVVGLAATASAQDAASAPAAPAQGLDDIPFLEIPVKIADTRVDLGLFEGDNVNEAVEKFGRDNSLNADDLATLKAEVTRRLVSIAEAVTKNIQQSKQSKEPLFEFPVSLDDGEVVPLRLFEGDNLMDAVTAFAQRQSIPEDLVPVLFEQVRAKVFPNAAPSPDAAAAPTAASPEEPNAPVFSIPITVFGKEESLRLFRGDVLGEKVKAFAATHGLDEETERKVLEAVAERIRSTQESVAAAEANRAAKADAAAADPPAEPKAPIYEISFSTADDKVYPLRLYEGDVLENAVTDFVAEHGFDTTDIPILVEQVSARMRSDAARKEQMSEQMSEEERKAAEEAAAGRERLVTLAVSMEDPDPGKPPLPPIALHRGETPEEVANAYCDAHGLDKETVVPQVAKLLGEMLEKALAAESA